A genome region from Pseudomonadota bacterium includes the following:
- a CDS encoding cupin domain-containing protein, translating into MAEAKLKDAIATRQIDTERVRVTEYRFPPGSHTGWHRHEFDYVVVPMRGGPLRLAEKAGERIATLVTGQAYTREAGVEHDVINDGPGEVVFVEVEMKPEAR; encoded by the coding sequence ATGGCTGAAGCCAAGCTCAAGGACGCGATCGCCACCAGGCAAATCGACACCGAGCGGGTCCGGGTCACCGAATACCGCTTTCCGCCGGGCTCGCACACGGGCTGGCACCGCCACGAGTTCGACTATGTGGTCGTCCCCATGCGGGGCGGGCCCTTGCGCCTCGCCGAGAAAGCGGGCGAGCGCATCGCGACCTTGGTTACCGGCCAGGCCTACACCAGAGAGGCCGGGGTCGAGCACGACGTCATCAATGACGGGCCGGGCGAGGTGGTGTTCGTCGAGGTCGAGATGAAGCCGGAAGCGCGCTGA
- a CDS encoding DMT family transporter, with the protein MSLPRPAQLSPNRVAFVLLAMVTLCWGINWPIMKLAVAEVPVWSFRAICAGAGALGLLGIAAATGQRFWPPSHQWGRLILVAIPNVMLWNVLGVYGLKLLPSGRAAILAFTMPLWAVLLSMLVLGERLTPNRALGLLFGMAGMAVLMGGEAAHLAEAPVGSLLMIAAAFSWGAGTVLLKRFPIDLPTTALTGWLLVLGGVPMLAGALIIDPPIPWPPSHAALFAVVYNMLIAFIFCYWAWFKIVSLVPVNVSAMGSLMIPVVGTLSGMLLLGESVGWQEAVALALVLAAVATVLRPASAAAARAGAGGRAV; encoded by the coding sequence ATGTCCTTGCCCAGACCAGCCCAACTCTCCCCCAACCGGGTCGCCTTCGTGCTCTTGGCCATGGTGACGCTGTGCTGGGGCATCAACTGGCCGATCATGAAGCTGGCGGTGGCCGAGGTCCCGGTGTGGAGCTTCCGCGCGATCTGCGCCGGTGCCGGTGCCTTGGGCTTGCTCGGCATCGCCGCGGCCACCGGCCAGCGGTTCTGGCCGCCTTCCCATCAATGGGGACGGCTCATCCTCGTCGCCATCCCCAACGTCATGCTCTGGAACGTACTCGGCGTCTACGGCCTCAAGCTCCTGCCCTCGGGCCGGGCCGCGATCCTTGCCTTCACCATGCCGCTCTGGGCGGTCCTCCTCAGCATGCTCGTCCTGGGTGAGCGGCTGACGCCCAACCGCGCCCTCGGCCTCCTTTTCGGCATGGCCGGCATGGCGGTGCTGATGGGGGGCGAGGCGGCACACCTGGCCGAGGCGCCGGTCGGCTCGCTCCTGATGATCGCCGCCGCCTTCTCCTGGGGTGCCGGCACGGTCTTGCTGAAGCGCTTTCCCATCGACCTGCCGACCACCGCGCTCACCGGCTGGCTCCTCGTCCTGGGCGGCGTGCCCATGCTCGCCGGCGCCCTTATCATCGATCCGCCCATCCCGTGGCCGCCGAGCCACGCCGCACTCTTCGCGGTCGTCTACAACATGCTGATCGCCTTCATCTTCTGCTATTGGGCGTGGTTCAAGATCGTGAGCCTGGTGCCGGTCAACGTCTCCGCCATGGGGAGCCTGATGATCCCGGTCGTCGGCACGCTGTCGGGCATGCTGCTGCTGGGCGAGTCCGTCGGCTGGCAAGAGGCGGTGGCCCTGGCGCTGGTTCTGGCCGCGGTCGCCACGGTGCTGCGGCCGGCATCCGCTGCAGCCGCTCGCGCTGGTGCCGGAGGGCGGGCCGTATAG
- the gor gene encoding glutathione-disulfide reductase: MSRFDFDLFTIGAGSGGVAGSRRAGTYGAKVAIAESVRVGGTCVLRGCVPKKLLVYGSGFSRDFEDAAGFGWTVGERRLDWAKLIERKDRELDRLHAIYIAMLKNAGVRIIDGRARLVDAHTVQVAGKTYTADKIMIATGGWPALPKLPGIEHAITSNEALDLKQLPRRMVIVGGGYIAVEFAGIFRNAGVEVTEILRADTVLRGFDDDVRQHLAAELAKQGIKLMPRTQVVAIEKTADGFAVATDAGQRIETDLVLYATGRAPNTAGMGLAEAGVTLNKAGAIAVDEWSRSTVETIYAVGDVTNRMNLTPVAIAEARAVAETLFNKNPIVADHANVPSAVFSQPPVATVGLSEAAARNTHRQVDVYVTRFKPMLNTLAGRDERTLMKLVVDGASDRVLGCHMVGADAPEIIQGMAVALKCGATKRQFDATVGIHPSAAEEFVTLREKHPELPAKAAD, from the coding sequence ATGTCTCGCTTCGACTTCGATCTCTTCACCATCGGCGCCGGCTCCGGCGGTGTCGCCGGCAGCCGCCGCGCCGGCACCTATGGGGCCAAGGTAGCGATTGCCGAGTCGGTCCGGGTCGGCGGCACCTGCGTCTTGCGCGGCTGCGTGCCGAAGAAGCTCCTGGTCTATGGCAGCGGCTTTTCCCGCGACTTCGAGGATGCGGCCGGTTTCGGCTGGACCGTGGGCGAGCGCCGCTTGGATTGGGCGAAGCTGATCGAACGCAAGGACCGCGAGCTCGACCGCCTGCACGCCATCTACATCGCTATGCTGAAGAATGCCGGGGTCCGCATCATCGACGGCCGCGCCAGGCTCGTGGATGCGCACACGGTCCAGGTCGCCGGCAAGACCTACACCGCCGACAAGATCATGATCGCGACCGGCGGCTGGCCAGCGCTGCCGAAGCTCCCCGGCATCGAGCATGCGATCACCTCCAACGAAGCGCTCGACCTGAAGCAGCTGCCCCGGCGCATGGTGATCGTCGGCGGCGGCTATATCGCGGTCGAGTTCGCCGGCATCTTCCGCAATGCCGGGGTGGAGGTGACCGAGATCCTCCGCGCCGACACGGTGCTGCGCGGCTTCGATGACGATGTGCGCCAGCATCTGGCAGCCGAGCTGGCGAAGCAGGGCATCAAGCTCATGCCCCGGACCCAAGTGGTGGCGATCGAGAAGACGGCGGACGGCTTTGCGGTCGCGACCGATGCGGGCCAGCGCATCGAGACCGACCTCGTCCTCTACGCCACCGGCCGGGCGCCAAACACCGCCGGGATGGGGCTGGCGGAGGCCGGCGTCACCCTCAACAAGGCCGGCGCCATTGCCGTCGATGAATGGAGCCGCAGCACGGTCGAGACCATCTACGCCGTGGGCGACGTCACCAACCGCATGAACTTGACGCCGGTCGCCATTGCCGAGGCCCGGGCGGTGGCGGAGACCTTGTTCAACAAGAATCCGATCGTCGCGGACCACGCCAACGTACCCTCGGCCGTCTTCAGCCAGCCGCCGGTGGCGACCGTGGGCTTGAGCGAGGCGGCGGCGCGCAACACCCATCGCCAGGTCGACGTCTACGTGACCCGCTTCAAGCCGATGCTGAACACGCTCGCCGGGCGGGACGAGCGCACCTTGATGAAGCTGGTGGTCGACGGCGCCAGCGACCGGGTGCTGGGCTGCCACATGGTGGGTGCGGATGCGCCGGAGATCATCCAGGGGATGGCGGTGGCGCTTAAATGTGGCGCCACCAAGCGGCAGTTCGATGCCACCGTCGGCATCCATCCGAGTGCGGCGGAGGAGTTTGTGACCTTGCGCGAGAAGCACCCGGAGCTGCCGGCGAAGGCCGCGGATTAG
- a CDS encoding class I SAM-dependent methyltransferase: MLGRLPPNLRVLDVGCGPGMQTLELARLTQGPIAALDTHRPFLDELRRRAGEAGFHRRIMPVNAAMASMPFAAGSFDLIWSEGAMYIMGFSQALHAWKALLRDAGQIVVTEPCWLKADLPSVVREHWAEYPAMTTIEGCLCRIEAAGYRGIGHFTLPERSWWDDYYGPKEQRLFMLREKYAGDEEVLSSIDKALSELDVHRRYGSYYGYVFFAMRCEST, translated from the coding sequence ATGCTGGGGCGGCTGCCGCCGAACCTACGGGTCTTGGATGTCGGCTGCGGGCCCGGCATGCAGACACTCGAGCTCGCCCGGCTGACCCAGGGACCCATTGCGGCCTTGGACACCCATCGGCCGTTTCTGGACGAGCTCCGGCGCCGAGCCGGAGAAGCAGGCTTCCACCGGCGCATCATGCCGGTCAACGCCGCCATGGCCTCGATGCCGTTCGCTGCCGGCAGCTTCGACCTCATCTGGTCGGAGGGGGCGATGTACATCATGGGGTTTAGCCAGGCTCTCCACGCATGGAAGGCGCTGCTCAGAGACGCGGGCCAGATCGTGGTGACCGAACCTTGCTGGCTCAAGGCCGATTTGCCGAGCGTGGTCCGCGAACACTGGGCGGAATACCCAGCCATGACCACCATTGAGGGCTGTCTTTGCCGGATCGAGGCGGCCGGGTACCGCGGCATCGGCCATTTCACCCTGCCGGAGCGGTCTTGGTGGGACGATTATTACGGGCCGAAGGAGCAGCGCCTGTTCATGCTGCGGGAGAAATACGCCGGTGACGAGGAAGTGCTGAGCAGCATCGACAAGGCGCTGAGCGAACTCGATGTCCACCGACGCTACGGTTCCTATTACGGTTATGTCTTCTTTGCGATGCGGTGTGAGAGCACTTGA
- a CDS encoding 3-deoxy-7-phosphoheptulonate synthase class II, producing MAGKWSPESWRGKAIGQQPDYPDAAALAQVEAQLRVFPPLVFAGEARNLKAKLAEVADGRAFLLQGGDCAESFAEFHANNIRDTFKVLLQMAVVLTFGASLPVVKVGRMAGQFAKPRSAPTETQGGVELPAYRGDIINGMEFSPEARRPDPQRLIRSYNQSAATLNLLRAFAQGGFANLQKVHAWNLGFVANSGAGHRYQELADRIQECLAFMQACGLTPETIRELRETDFYTCHEGLLLGYEQALTRVDSTTGDWYDCSAHMLWIGDRTRQPDGAHVEFFRGVKNPLAFKAGPSLSSDDALRLIDALNPANEPGRLTIICRMGADKAEAKLPPLVRAIEREGKRVAWVCDAMHGNTVKSANGYKTRIFDRILAEVRTFFSVHQAEGSHAGGVHFEMTGQDVTECVGGAQAIDESTLGDRYHTHCDPRLNASQSIELAFELAELLKRGRVAAASPIAAAS from the coding sequence ATGGCCGGGAAATGGTCGCCAGAGAGCTGGCGCGGCAAGGCAATCGGCCAGCAGCCGGACTACCCGGATGCGGCTGCGCTGGCCCAAGTCGAGGCGCAGCTCCGCGTCTTTCCGCCCTTGGTCTTCGCCGGCGAGGCAAGGAACCTGAAGGCGAAGCTGGCCGAGGTGGCCGACGGCCGCGCCTTCCTCCTGCAGGGCGGGGATTGCGCCGAGAGCTTCGCCGAGTTCCACGCCAACAACATCCGCGACACCTTCAAGGTGCTCCTGCAGATGGCGGTGGTGCTGACCTTCGGCGCCTCCTTGCCGGTGGTAAAGGTCGGCCGCATGGCCGGCCAGTTCGCCAAGCCCCGCTCGGCGCCGACCGAGACCCAGGGAGGGGTCGAGCTGCCGGCCTATCGCGGCGACATCATCAACGGCATGGAGTTCTCGCCTGAGGCACGGCGACCCGATCCGCAGCGGCTCATCCGCTCCTACAACCAGTCGGCCGCCACGCTCAATCTCTTGCGCGCCTTCGCCCAGGGCGGCTTCGCCAATCTGCAGAAGGTGCATGCCTGGAACCTGGGCTTCGTCGCCAACAGCGGCGCCGGGCACCGCTACCAGGAGCTCGCAGACCGCATCCAGGAGTGCCTGGCCTTCATGCAGGCCTGCGGGCTGACGCCGGAGACCATCCGCGAGCTGCGCGAGACGGATTTCTACACCTGCCATGAAGGCTTGCTGTTGGGCTACGAGCAGGCTTTGACCCGGGTCGACTCGACCACGGGCGATTGGTACGACTGCTCGGCCCATATGCTCTGGATCGGCGACCGTACCCGGCAGCCCGACGGCGCCCATGTGGAGTTCTTCCGCGGCGTCAAGAACCCGCTCGCCTTCAAGGCCGGCCCCAGCCTGTCCAGCGACGACGCGCTCCGTCTCATCGACGCGCTCAACCCGGCGAACGAGCCGGGGCGCCTCACCATCATCTGCCGCATGGGTGCGGATAAGGCCGAAGCGAAGCTGCCGCCGCTCGTTCGTGCGATCGAGCGCGAGGGCAAGCGCGTGGCCTGGGTCTGCGATGCCATGCACGGCAACACGGTCAAGTCGGCCAATGGCTACAAGACCCGGATCTTCGATCGCATCCTGGCCGAAGTCCGTACCTTCTTCTCCGTGCATCAGGCCGAAGGCAGCCATGCCGGCGGCGTGCATTTCGAGATGACCGGGCAGGACGTGACCGAGTGCGTGGGCGGCGCGCAAGCGATCGACGAGAGCACCTTGGGCGACCGCTATCACACCCATTGCGATCCCAGACTGAATGCCAGCCAATCGATCGAGCTCGCCTTCGAGCTGGCCGAGCTCCTGAAGCGCGGCCGTGTTGCCGCCGCCTCGCCTATCGCCGCCGCTTCCTGA
- a CDS encoding NAD-dependent succinate-semialdehyde dehydrogenase produces the protein MQLKTETPPTSLPLKDQRLLKNLAYVDGAWAAADDGRRFAVTDPADDSVIVEVPDMGVKETRRAIEAANAAWGPWRKKTAKERANILRKWFNLMMENQDDLALIMTAEQGKPLTEAKGEIAYAASFVDWFAEEGKRIYGDVIPTYASDRRIVVLKQPVGVVGAITPWNFPAAMITRKCAPALAAGCPVVVKPAKQTPLSALALAELGERAGIPKGVFNIITSNRSSEIGAELTSNPIVRKIGFTGSTEIGKLLMRQAAGTVKKVSLELGGNAPFIVFDDAQLDAAVAGAVASKFRNTGQTCVCANRFLVQDGIYDAFAAKLAETVKTLKVARGTEPGAQQGPLIDANGLAKVEEHVADAVSKGARVITGGKRHALGGTFYEPTVLADVTTQMKVAREETFGPVAPLFRFKTEEEAIRLANDTEFGLAGYFYSRDIGRIWRVAEALEYGLVGANEGILATEVAPFGGMKESGIGREGSKYGIEEFVEIKYLCMGGVDR, from the coding sequence ATGCAGCTCAAGACCGAGACCCCGCCCACCTCGCTTCCTCTCAAGGACCAGCGCCTGCTCAAGAATCTGGCTTATGTCGACGGCGCCTGGGCGGCTGCCGATGACGGCCGCCGTTTCGCCGTCACCGATCCCGCCGACGACAGCGTCATCGTCGAGGTACCGGACATGGGGGTGAAGGAGACGCGGCGCGCCATCGAGGCGGCGAATGCCGCTTGGGGCCCCTGGCGCAAGAAGACCGCCAAGGAGCGGGCGAACATCCTCAGGAAATGGTTCAACCTGATGATGGAGAACCAGGACGATCTGGCGCTCATCATGACCGCCGAGCAGGGCAAGCCCTTGACCGAGGCCAAGGGCGAGATCGCCTATGCCGCCTCCTTCGTCGACTGGTTCGCCGAGGAAGGCAAGCGCATCTATGGCGACGTCATTCCCACCTACGCGTCCGATCGGCGCATCGTCGTCCTAAAGCAGCCGGTGGGCGTGGTCGGCGCCATCACGCCGTGGAATTTCCCCGCCGCCATGATCACCCGAAAATGCGCCCCGGCGCTGGCGGCGGGCTGCCCGGTGGTGGTGAAGCCGGCGAAACAGACGCCGCTCTCGGCCCTCGCCTTGGCCGAGCTCGGCGAGCGCGCCGGGATTCCCAAAGGCGTGTTCAACATCATCACCTCCAACCGGTCCTCTGAAATCGGCGCCGAGCTCACGTCCAATCCGATCGTGCGCAAGATCGGCTTCACCGGCTCGACCGAGATCGGCAAGCTCCTGATGCGCCAAGCCGCCGGCACGGTGAAGAAGGTCTCGCTCGAGCTCGGCGGCAACGCTCCCTTCATCGTCTTCGACGACGCCCAGCTCGATGCCGCCGTCGCCGGAGCGGTCGCATCCAAGTTCCGCAACACCGGGCAGACTTGCGTGTGCGCCAACCGCTTCCTGGTGCAGGACGGCATCTATGACGCGTTTGCCGCCAAGCTTGCCGAGACGGTGAAGACGCTCAAGGTCGCCCGCGGCACCGAGCCCGGCGCCCAGCAAGGCCCGCTCATCGACGCAAATGGGCTGGCCAAGGTCGAGGAGCATGTCGCCGACGCCGTGTCCAAGGGGGCCCGCGTCATCACCGGCGGCAAGCGCCATGCCTTGGGCGGCACCTTCTACGAGCCGACCGTGCTGGCCGACGTCACCACGCAGATGAAGGTCGCCCGCGAGGAGACCTTCGGGCCGGTGGCACCCTTGTTCCGCTTCAAGACCGAGGAGGAGGCGATCCGGCTCGCCAACGACACCGAGTTCGGGCTTGCCGGCTATTTCTACAGCCGCGACATCGGCCGGATCTGGCGCGTCGCCGAGGCGCTCGAATACGGCCTGGTCGGCGCCAATGAAGGCATCCTCGCCACCGAAGTCGCACCCTTCGGCGGCATGAAGGAGTCCGGCATCGGCCGCGAGGGCTCCAAATACGGCATCGAGGAGTTCGTCGAGATCAAATATCTCTGCATGGGCGGGGTCGACCGTTAG